A window of the Scyliorhinus torazame isolate Kashiwa2021f chromosome 12, sScyTor2.1, whole genome shotgun sequence genome harbors these coding sequences:
- the LOC140386888 gene encoding tapasin-related protein-like isoform X1, whose protein sequence is MHLKIFLRPLWMLAAAIVQAQNRHTVQNRKLECMFVEEKQSEETQIFGPTTIKRKAFLLSGDLNINEKAIIFKLQASSLDVFQYVDEKPDNLGCEISRYSTHGIHVPWTHQGKETITDVWFTVTVRNLKSSFTATSFMRKIEAPDSQQAENNEAKADEEDSAIGDTDTLLVQVSYVVHTSTPLTKTKLKQDLVLDCGYKIDHSTDFNIDWRYQHKGIKKKLFSYNGRHEQVEHLEKGVEVFMDRIRTGNASIRIRNIDVQDEGSYTCSVYVPPLFGIQTLEVEVLESPIVSVDLDSLSLKEGDEQKLACESGRFYPLDVTVKWLRQQGEGHMLPVYMTNVVFSPHRRNKDGTYNITSFFRFIASLRDNDVTYMCRVEHISLAKPIKRYIHVKVEAQPQILLFILGSITILVVCIFLVILLIQIKKVTSYLFLCSHRKKQEEALLIIGKEDSV, encoded by the exons ATGCATTTGAAGATATTCCTTAGGCCCCTTTGGATGCTCGCTGCCG CCATCGTGCAGGCACAGAATAGACACACGGTCCAGAACAGAAAGCTGGAATGCATGTTTGTGGAGGAGAAACAAAGTGAAGAGACTCAAATATTTGGGCCTACAACCATCAAGAGGAAGGCCTTCCTGCTGTCTGGTGATCTGAATATAAATGAGAAGGCCATTATTTTTAAACTTCAAG CCTCTTCATTAGATGTTTTCCAGTATGTGGATGAGAAACCCGACAATTTGGGATGCGAAATTAGCAGGTACTCCACCCATGGCATCCACGTTCCCTGGACGCACCAGGGGAAGGAGACCATTACAGACGTATGGTTCACAGTGACAGTAAGGAACCTGAAAAGCAGCTTCACTGCAACCAGCTTCATGAGGAAGATAGAAGCTCCTGATAGCCAACAGGCTGAGAACAATGAAGCGAAAGCCGATGAAGAAGATTCTGCCATTGGCGATACGGACACTCTGCTAGTTCAAG TGAGCTACGTGGTGCACACCAGCACCCCGTTGACCAAAACCAAACTAAAGCAAGACCTGGTTCTGGACTGTGGCTACAAAATTGACCACAGCACCGACTTTAACATCGACTGGCGATACCAACACAAAGGGATCAAGAAGAAATTGTTCTCCTACAATGGGCGACACGAGCAGGTTGAACACCTGGAGAAAGGGGTCGAAGTATTCATGGACCGGATCAGAACTGGAAATGCTTCTATCCGTATAAGAAATATCGACGTTCAAGATGAAGGATCCTACACTTGTTCCGTATATGTCCCGCCACTCTTTGGAATACAAACCCTTGAGGTGGAGGTTTTGG AGTCGCCCATTGTCTCTGTGGACCTTGATTCACTTTCCCTGAAGGAGGGGGACGAACAGAAGCTGGCATGTGAGTCGGGGCGATTTTATCCACTCGATGTCACGGTGAAGTGGCTGCGGCAGCAGGGCGAGGGGCATATGCTGCCCGTCTACATGACCAACGTCGTGTTCTCACCCCACAGGCGGAACAAGGATGGCACCTACAACATTACCAGTTTCTTCAGGTTCATCGCCTCCCTCAGGGACAATGACGTTACATACATGTGCCGGGTTGAGCACATCAGCTTGGCGAAACCGATCAAACGTTACATCCATGTAAAAGTAGAGG CACAGCCTCAGATACTTCTGTTCATCTTAGGTTCAATTACGATCCTCGTTGTCTGCATTTTCCTGGTCATCCTACTGATTCAAATAAAAAAAG TGACCTCCTATCTTTTCCTTTGCAGTCACAGAAAGAAACAAG AAGAAGCCCTACTGATCATTGGAAAAGAGGATTCAGTGTAG
- the LOC140386888 gene encoding tapasin-related protein-like isoform X2: protein MHLKIFLRPLWMLAAAIVQAQNRHTVQNRKLECMFVEEKQSEETQIFGPTTIKRKAFLLSGDLNINEKAIIFKLQASSLDVFQYVDEKPDNLGCEISRYSTHGIHVPWTHQGKETITDVWFTVTVRNLKSSFTATSFMRKIEAPDSQQAENNEAKADEEDSAIGDTDTLLVQVSYVVHTSTPLTKTKLKQDLVLDCGYKIDHSTDFNIDWRYQHKGIKKKLFSYNGRHEQVEHLEKGVEVFMDRIRTGNASIRIRNIDVQDEGSYTCSVYVPPLFGIQTLEVEVLESPIVSVDLDSLSLKEGDEQKLACESGRFYPLDVTVKWLRQQGEGHMLPVYMTNVVFSPHRRNKDGTYNITSFFRFIASLRDNDVTYMCRVEHISLAKPIKRYIHVKVEAQPQILLFILGSITILVVCIFLVILLIQIKKVTERNKKKPY from the exons ATGCATTTGAAGATATTCCTTAGGCCCCTTTGGATGCTCGCTGCCG CCATCGTGCAGGCACAGAATAGACACACGGTCCAGAACAGAAAGCTGGAATGCATGTTTGTGGAGGAGAAACAAAGTGAAGAGACTCAAATATTTGGGCCTACAACCATCAAGAGGAAGGCCTTCCTGCTGTCTGGTGATCTGAATATAAATGAGAAGGCCATTATTTTTAAACTTCAAG CCTCTTCATTAGATGTTTTCCAGTATGTGGATGAGAAACCCGACAATTTGGGATGCGAAATTAGCAGGTACTCCACCCATGGCATCCACGTTCCCTGGACGCACCAGGGGAAGGAGACCATTACAGACGTATGGTTCACAGTGACAGTAAGGAACCTGAAAAGCAGCTTCACTGCAACCAGCTTCATGAGGAAGATAGAAGCTCCTGATAGCCAACAGGCTGAGAACAATGAAGCGAAAGCCGATGAAGAAGATTCTGCCATTGGCGATACGGACACTCTGCTAGTTCAAG TGAGCTACGTGGTGCACACCAGCACCCCGTTGACCAAAACCAAACTAAAGCAAGACCTGGTTCTGGACTGTGGCTACAAAATTGACCACAGCACCGACTTTAACATCGACTGGCGATACCAACACAAAGGGATCAAGAAGAAATTGTTCTCCTACAATGGGCGACACGAGCAGGTTGAACACCTGGAGAAAGGGGTCGAAGTATTCATGGACCGGATCAGAACTGGAAATGCTTCTATCCGTATAAGAAATATCGACGTTCAAGATGAAGGATCCTACACTTGTTCCGTATATGTCCCGCCACTCTTTGGAATACAAACCCTTGAGGTGGAGGTTTTGG AGTCGCCCATTGTCTCTGTGGACCTTGATTCACTTTCCCTGAAGGAGGGGGACGAACAGAAGCTGGCATGTGAGTCGGGGCGATTTTATCCACTCGATGTCACGGTGAAGTGGCTGCGGCAGCAGGGCGAGGGGCATATGCTGCCCGTCTACATGACCAACGTCGTGTTCTCACCCCACAGGCGGAACAAGGATGGCACCTACAACATTACCAGTTTCTTCAGGTTCATCGCCTCCCTCAGGGACAATGACGTTACATACATGTGCCGGGTTGAGCACATCAGCTTGGCGAAACCGATCAAACGTTACATCCATGTAAAAGTAGAGG CACAGCCTCAGATACTTCTGTTCATCTTAGGTTCAATTACGATCCTCGTTGTCTGCATTTTCCTGGTCATCCTACTGATTCAAATAAAAAAAG TCACAGAAAGAAACAAG AAGAAGCCCTACTGA